A DNA window from Fusobacterium sp. FSA-380-WT-3A contains the following coding sequences:
- a CDS encoding OmpH family outer membrane protein, with protein sequence MKKIALVALAVAMSTQALALKIGVVNSQELFYKYSKTKTMEENLKKQTASLDNTLKQKQVELQKMELELKAKGAKATDKDKKAFEDKIKLLEKFVKDSQIKLNKERSTRMAEIEKTMNNAINKIAKAEKADYVLEAGAVKFGGVDLTDKVLAEMEKTK encoded by the coding sequence GTGAAAAAAATAGCATTAGTGGCATTAGCTGTGGCAATGTCAACACAAGCGTTAGCATTAAAAATAGGAGTAGTAAACAGTCAAGAATTATTTTATAAATATTCTAAAACTAAAACAATGGAGGAAAACTTAAAAAAACAAACAGCTTCTTTAGATAATACATTAAAACAAAAACAAGTTGAACTTCAAAAAATGGAATTAGAATTAAAAGCTAAAGGAGCTAAAGCTACTGATAAAGATAAAAAAGCTTTTGAAGATAAGATTAAATTACTAGAAAAATTTGTTAAAGATTCTCAAATTAAATTAAATAAAGAGAGAAGTACAAGAATGGCTGAAATTGAAAAAACTATGAATAATGCTATCAATAAAATAGCTAAAGCTGAAAAAGCTGACTATGTTTTAGAAGCTGGAGCTGTAAAATTTGGTGGTGTTGATTTAACAGATAAAGTTTTAGCTGAAATGGAAAAAACTAAATAA
- a CDS encoding class II fructose-bisphosphate aldolase, whose protein sequence is MSYNYKDLGLSNTREMFRKANEGKYAVPAFNFNNMEQMMAIIEACAEMGSPVILQCSKGAMEYMGTYMVPMLAKAAVDYVRLSGSDIPVALHLDHGPNFETAKKCIDSGFSSVMIDGSHLPFDENVAEAKKVVEYAHQFDVTVEAELGVLAGIEDDVHAEEHIYTNPDEVEAFVKGSGVDSLAIAIGTSHGAHKFKPGDDPKLRLDILAEIERRIPGFPIVLHGSSAVPGQYVEMIKEYGGTIKDAIGIPDSELRKATQSAVAKINVDTDGRLAFTGGLRKALFTKPGEFDLRKYLGPAKAEMKAYYKTKIVDVFGSEGKYKKATVEVK, encoded by the coding sequence ATGTCTTACAATTATAAAGATTTAGGGCTTTCAAACACAAGAGAAATGTTTAGAAAAGCTAATGAAGGTAAATATGCAGTACCAGCTTTCAACTTCAATAACATGGAACAAATGATGGCTATTATTGAAGCTTGTGCTGAAATGGGTTCACCTGTAATATTACAATGTTCAAAAGGAGCTATGGAATATATGGGAACATACATGGTTCCAATGTTAGCAAAGGCTGCTGTTGATTATGTAAGATTATCTGGTTCAGATATTCCTGTAGCTTTACACTTAGACCATGGTCCAAACTTTGAAACTGCTAAAAAATGTATCGACTCTGGATTCTCATCAGTTATGATAGATGGTTCTCACTTACCATTTGATGAAAACGTAGCTGAAGCTAAAAAAGTTGTTGAATATGCTCATCAATTTGATGTAACAGTAGAAGCAGAATTAGGAGTACTTGCTGGAATAGAAGATGATGTTCATGCTGAAGAACATATCTATACAAATCCTGATGAAGTTGAAGCATTTGTAAAAGGTTCAGGAGTTGATTCATTAGCAATCGCTATTGGAACTTCTCATGGAGCTCACAAATTCAAACCAGGAGATGACCCTAAATTAAGACTTGACATATTAGCTGAAATCGAAAGAAGAATTCCTGGATTCCCAATCGTATTACATGGTTCTTCTGCAGTTCCAGGACAATATGTTGAAATGATAAAAGAATATGGAGGAACTATAAAAGATGCTATAGGAATTCCTGATTCTGAATTAAGAAAAGCTACTCAATCAGCTGTAGCAAAAATAAATGTTGATACTGATGGAAGATTAGCTTTCACAGGTGGATTAAGAAAAGCTTTATTCACTAAACCAGGAGAATTTGACTTAAGAAAATACTTAGGACCTGCTAAAGCTGAAATGAAAGCTTACTACAAAACTAAAATAGTTGATGTATTTGGTTCTGAAGGAAAATATAAAAAAGCAACTGTAGAAGTTAAATAG
- a CDS encoding TIGR03936 family radical SAM-associated protein: MKKRLFFNKYDDMKYISHLDLLRVMDRLLRRSGVPIKYSQGFHPRPKISLGNPISLGTEAFNEPMDIELREDMTNEELLKRLNSKSVLGFEFVKVVDIDNKAASIADDYKEMRYEIRGDRTSLEKLYNLLSQNEILLIKEKKGKVETKDIKPRIKFFEKQEDMINLIIENMSPNSLFNICDIDVKDISIKRFCVEK; the protein is encoded by the coding sequence ATGAAAAAAAGATTATTTTTTAACAAGTATGATGATATGAAATATATTTCTCATCTTGACCTTTTAAGAGTAATGGATAGACTTTTAAGAAGAAGTGGTGTACCTATAAAATATTCACAAGGATTCCATCCTAGACCAAAAATCTCTTTAGGAAATCCAATATCTTTGGGAACAGAAGCTTTTAATGAACCAATGGATATTGAACTTCGTGAAGATATGACAAATGAAGAGTTATTAAAAAGACTTAATAGTAAAAGTGTTTTAGGATTTGAATTTGTAAAAGTTGTAGATATAGATAATAAAGCTGCTTCTATAGCTGATGACTATAAAGAAATGAGATATGAAATAAGAGGAGATAGAACTTCTTTAGAAAAATTATATAATCTTTTATCTCAAAATGAAATTTTACTTATAAAAGAAAAAAAAGGAAAAGTAGAAACAAAGGATATTAAACCAAGAATAAAATTTTTTGAAAAACAAGAAGATATGATAAATTTAATAATTGAAAATATGTCACCAAATTCTTTGTTTAATATATGTGATATAGATGTTAAAGATATATCTATAAAAAGATTTTGTGTAGAAAAATAA
- the lpxD gene encoding UDP-3-O-(3-hydroxymyristoyl)glucosamine N-acyltransferase, producing MEYKIIDVANLLGCEIKGDKNLLVKGLAPFFQAKEDELTFASDEKFLHKLGETKAKVIIVPNIDLPEIGKTYLLAKDDPRKLMPLLLNYFKRKTKKMEKPIEDSAKIGNNVEIAPHVYIGHDVVVGDNCKIYPNVTICEGVKLGKDCIIYPNVTIREFCEIGDRVILQPGVVIGGDGYGFVKVNGNNTKIEQIGKVIIEDDVEIGANTTVDRGAIGDTIIKQYSKLDNLIQVAHNVIIGKNFLAASQVGIAGSTEVGDNVTFGGQVGVGGHIKIANNITVAAKGGITGNITEENQILGGYPLMPLKDDLKVKATIKKLPELMKRIKTLEKELEKLNK from the coding sequence ATGGAATATAAAATTATAGATGTTGCTAATCTCCTTGGTTGTGAAATTAAAGGGGACAAAAATCTTTTAGTAAAGGGACTTGCCCCTTTTTTTCAAGCAAAGGAAGATGAGCTTACATTTGCATCAGATGAAAAATTTTTACATAAATTAGGAGAAACAAAAGCTAAAGTAATAATTGTACCTAATATAGATTTACCAGAGATAGGAAAAACTTATTTATTAGCTAAAGATGACCCAAGAAAATTAATGCCTCTTTTATTAAATTATTTTAAAAGAAAAACTAAAAAAATGGAAAAACCTATAGAAGATTCAGCTAAAATAGGAAACAATGTAGAAATTGCTCCTCATGTCTATATAGGACATGATGTTGTTGTAGGAGATAACTGTAAAATTTATCCAAATGTAACAATTTGTGAGGGAGTAAAACTTGGAAAAGATTGTATCATATATCCAAATGTAACTATAAGAGAGTTTTGTGAGATTGGAGATAGAGTAATTTTACAACCTGGAGTAGTTATAGGTGGAGATGGATATGGGTTTGTAAAAGTAAATGGAAATAATACTAAGATAGAGCAAATTGGAAAAGTAATAATAGAAGATGATGTTGAAATAGGAGCAAATACAACAGTTGATAGAGGAGCTATTGGAGATACTATAATAAAACAATATTCTAAATTAGATAACTTGATTCAAGTGGCTCATAATGTAATAATTGGTAAAAACTTTTTAGCTGCTTCACAAGTAGGAATAGCTGGAAGTACAGAGGTTGGAGATAATGTTACTTTTGGTGGACAAGTTGGTGTTGGAGGACATATAAAAATAGCCAATAATATAACTGTTGCTGCTAAAGGTGGAATTACAGGAAATATTACAGAAGAAAATCAAATTTTAGGTGGATATCCATTGATGCCACTTAAAGATGATTTAAAAGTAAAAGCTACTATAAAAAAATTACCTGAATTAATGAAAAGAATAAAAACTTTAGAAAAAGAGTTAGAAAAATTAAATAAATAA
- a CDS encoding outer membrane protein assembly factor has translation MKKQLMILLSFILMMFAYGEETQVTNYKIQKIIVENTREVPEATILNVMTQKVGDNFSTENMIGDYRKIKQFDFIDDVALYPEYYDNGIRVVVNVREKADAKELLIKQGIIPVSERDIVDKSVIVRGINIYGNINVKEKEILSKIPIKVGGYYSKKKVTDGYKNLVESGLFRQVVPDISKEGNGVTVDFYVTENPVITGVNIIGNTLYTTDELLLGLKTKANQVLNYNNLREDRDFILKKYNDDGYVLAKIVDMSLNSSYELEIFLSEGITRNINFKKMVTKQRGERRKATDNLLKTRDYVIAREVELKEDEIFNINDYNETVKNLMRLGYIKNVKYETRDIIGDFDGQDVTLLIEEDRTARLQGAISYGSELGLLGMLSLEETNWKGKGQNLSFAYEKSDEDYSSFSINFSDPWIKDTDRISWGWSLYRNEYENDDSRAFNQIDTSGFKINVGKGISKYVRLNLGAKVEYVQTSPKSFSELNETERKLYYDDKYWLYSLTPSISYDTRNSYFDPTKGEFYKFGVEFGYAGGVEADYFSVATIEARKYHRGFFKDNTFAYRLVLGIQSDGTKESQRFWVGGSSTLRGFDGGEFKGKQKAVLNIENRTRFNDVLGGVIFVDIGRAWDYDGIDQGYIGNSNLTDYDKQFPDKIAISAGVGLRINTPMGPLRFDFGWPISDSKESGMQFYFNMGQAF, from the coding sequence ATGAAGAAACAGTTAATGATTTTACTGAGTTTCATTTTAATGATGTTTGCTTATGGAGAAGAAACCCAAGTAACAAACTATAAAATTCAAAAAATTATAGTTGAAAATACTAGAGAAGTTCCAGAAGCTACAATATTAAATGTAATGACTCAAAAGGTTGGGGACAATTTTTCAACAGAAAATATGATTGGAGATTACAGAAAAATAAAACAATTTGATTTTATTGATGATGTAGCTCTATATCCAGAGTATTATGATAATGGAATAAGAGTAGTTGTAAATGTAAGAGAAAAAGCAGATGCTAAAGAACTACTTATAAAACAAGGAATAATTCCAGTATCTGAAAGGGATATTGTAGATAAAAGTGTAATAGTGAGAGGAATTAATATTTATGGAAACATAAATGTTAAAGAAAAAGAAATTTTATCTAAGATTCCAATAAAAGTTGGTGGATATTATTCTAAGAAAAAAGTAACAGATGGTTACAAAAATTTAGTTGAATCAGGATTATTTAGACAAGTAGTTCCAGATATTAGTAAAGAGGGAAACGGAGTAACAGTAGATTTTTATGTTACAGAAAATCCAGTTATTACAGGTGTAAATATTATAGGAAATACTTTATATACTACAGATGAGCTTTTATTGGGATTAAAGACAAAAGCTAATCAAGTATTAAACTATAATAATCTTAGAGAAGATAGAGATTTTATACTAAAAAAATATAATGATGATGGTTATGTACTTGCAAAAATAGTTGATATGAGTTTAAATAGTTCTTATGAATTAGAAATATTTTTAAGTGAAGGTATCACAAGAAATATTAATTTCAAAAAAATGGTAACTAAACAAAGAGGAGAAAGAAGAAAGGCTACTGATAACTTATTAAAAACTAGAGATTATGTAATAGCAAGAGAAGTTGAATTAAAAGAGGATGAAATCTTTAATATTAATGATTATAATGAAACTGTTAAAAACCTAATGAGACTTGGATATATAAAAAATGTTAAATATGAAACAAGAGATATTATAGGTGATTTTGATGGACAAGATGTAACATTATTGATTGAAGAAGATAGAACTGCTAGATTACAAGGAGCTATTTCTTATGGTTCTGAGTTAGGTCTTTTAGGAATGCTTTCATTGGAGGAAACTAACTGGAAAGGTAAAGGACAAAATTTATCTTTTGCATATGAAAAATCTGATGAAGATTATTCAAGTTTCTCTATTAACTTCTCAGACCCATGGATAAAAGATACTGATAGAATTTCTTGGGGATGGAGTTTATATAGAAATGAATATGAAAATGATGATAGCCGTGCTTTCAACCAAATAGATACTAGTGGATTCAAAATAAATGTAGGAAAAGGAATATCAAAATATGTAAGATTAAATTTAGGAGCAAAAGTTGAATATGTACAAACAAGTCCTAAGAGTTTTTCTGAATTAAATGAAACAGAAAGAAAATTATATTATGATGATAAATATTGGTTATATAGTTTAACACCATCTATTTCTTATGATACAAGAAATAGTTATTTTGACCCTACAAAAGGAGAATTTTATAAATTTGGTGTAGAATTTGGTTATGCTGGTGGTGTAGAAGCTGATTATTTCTCTGTAGCTACAATAGAAGCTAGAAAATATCATAGAGGATTCTTTAAAGATAACACATTTGCTTATAGATTAGTTTTAGGAATTCAATCTGATGGAACAAAAGAATCACAAAGATTCTGGGTTGGAGGAAGTTCAACTTTAAGAGGATTTGATGGTGGAGAATTTAAAGGAAAACAAAAAGCTGTACTTAATATAGAAAATAGAACTAGATTTAATGATGTATTAGGTGGAGTAATATTTGTTGATATAGGTAGAGCTTGGGATTATGATGGAATAGACCAAGGTTATATAGGAAATAGTAATTTAACAGATTATGATAAGCAATTCCCAGATAAAATAGCTATATCAGCAGGGGTAGGATTAAGAATAAATACACCAATGGGACCATTAAGATTTGACTTTGGATGGCCAATATCAGACAGTAAAGAATCTGGAATGCAATTCTACTTTAATATGGGACAAGCATTCTAG
- the serS gene encoding serine--tRNA ligase: MLDLKFMRENKELIEKMLKNRNSDLTLDEFAKLDEERRQILSEVEALKNKRNVESQEIAKLKKAKQDASELIKEMGEVSAKIKELDEKLAIVDEKIKYIQMTIPNMCHETTPIGKDEDENVEIRRWGTPRVFDFEPKPHWEIGEKLGILDFERGAKLSGSRFVLYRGAAARLERALVNFMLDMHVDEQGYTENITPFIVNREICEGTGQLPKFEEDMYRTDDDMFLISTSEITMTNIHRKEILEEKELPKYYTAYSPCFRREAGSYGKDVKGLIRVHQFNKVEMVKLATPETSYDELEKMVVNAEEILQRLGLPYRVISLCTGDIGFGSAKTYDLEVWLPSQNKYREISSCSNCEDFQARRMGLKYRPNGSNKSEFVHTLNGSGLAVGRTLVAIMENYQQEDGSFLIPEALVPYMRGLTVVK, from the coding sequence ATGCTAGATTTAAAATTTATGCGTGAAAACAAAGAACTTATTGAAAAAATGTTAAAAAATAGAAATAGTGATTTAACATTAGATGAGTTTGCAAAATTAGATGAAGAGAGAAGACAAATATTATCAGAAGTAGAAGCTTTAAAAAATAAAAGAAATGTTGAATCTCAAGAAATTGCAAAGTTAAAAAAAGCTAAACAAGATGCTTCTGAACTTATAAAAGAGATGGGAGAAGTTTCAGCTAAAATAAAAGAATTAGATGAAAAATTAGCTATTGTTGATGAAAAAATAAAATATATTCAAATGACAATTCCTAATATGTGTCATGAAACTACTCCAATAGGAAAAGATGAAGATGAAAATGTTGAAATCAGAAGATGGGGAACTCCTAGAGTTTTTGATTTTGAACCAAAACCTCATTGGGAAATTGGAGAAAAATTAGGAATATTAGACTTTGAAAGAGGAGCAAAACTTTCTGGTTCTAGATTTGTATTATATAGAGGAGCTGCAGCAAGATTAGAAAGAGCTTTAGTAAACTTCATGTTAGATATGCATGTTGATGAACAAGGATATACAGAAAATATCACTCCATTTATAGTAAATAGAGAAATTTGTGAAGGTACAGGACAATTACCAAAATTTGAAGAAGATATGTATAGAACAGATGATGATATGTTCTTAATTTCTACTTCAGAAATAACTATGACAAATATTCATAGAAAAGAAATATTAGAAGAAAAAGAATTACCAAAATATTATACAGCATATTCACCATGTTTCAGAAGAGAAGCTGGTTCTTATGGAAAAGATGTAAAAGGATTAATAAGAGTTCACCAATTTAACAAAGTAGAAATGGTAAAACTAGCTACTCCAGAAACTTCATATGATGAATTAGAAAAAATGGTAGTAAATGCTGAAGAAATATTACAAAGATTAGGATTACCATATAGAGTAATTTCTCTTTGTACAGGAGATATAGGATTTGGTTCAGCTAAAACTTATGATTTAGAAGTATGGTTACCATCTCAAAATAAATATAGAGAAATTTCTTCTTGTTCAAACTGTGAGGATTTCCAAGCTAGAAGAATGGGATTAAAATATAGACCAAATGGAAGTAACAAAAGTGAATTTGTTCACACTTTAAATGGTTCAGGACTTGCAGTAGGAAGAACTTTAGTAGCTATTATGGAAAACTATCAACAAGAAGATGGTTCATTCTTAATACCAGAAGCTTTAGTTCCTTATATGAGAGGATTAACAGTTGTTAAATAG